A part of Salmo salar chromosome ssa18, Ssal_v3.1, whole genome shotgun sequence genomic DNA contains:
- the ecsit gene encoding evolutionarily conserved signaling intermediate in Toll pathway, mitochondrial — MNGARCLLRLQSVGFLAPSVRAAVQHAALLQPATALSQITVRNTCGQALRRFHGSPGCYKSQPVPTDPGEEHEDRVKKDKSLITHDDLFERVAREAKTKATFNRVVDVFSKRDIRRRGHVEFIYAALKKMPEFGVERDLTVYNKLLDVFPKEVFVPRNFIQRMFNHYPRQQECGVHLLEQMENYGIMPNVDSKVLIVQIFGDKSHPMRKYQRIMYWFPKFKHANPFPVPVQLPEDPVDLARLSLNRIANDLDAKVTVYQMPCTDISESGEITFPHVVGIQSPDQMELLAKHNPNRPVFVEGPFPLWLRKICVYYYILRADPLPPEEKVEEPYDPERCFDFPLQLDLDLDRDMGDDDSFDVEDVDEGPVFAMCMTSQGDQATLNQWISGLQETNPILGRVPTLFRLEAGPRELQGVADPGPGYREEGEEEVETDIVVEEEHQRSQGVKQ; from the exons ATGAACGGTGCCCGCTGTCTACTACGGCTCCAGAGTGTAGGGTTCCTGGCCCCCTCTGTCAGAGCAGCTGTCCAGCATGCTGCCCTGCTTCAGCCAGCCACAGCACTGTCCCAAATAACAGTACGCAACACATGTGGTCAG GCACTCAGGCGTTTCCATGGCAGCCCTGGATGTTATAAGAGCCAACCTGTACCCACAGACCCAGGTGAAGAGCATGAGGATAGAGTAAAGAAGGACAAGTCTCTGATCACTCACGATGACCTGTTTGAGAGGGTGGCCAGGGAGGCCAAGACTAAGGCCACCTTCAACAGAGTGGTGGATGTCTTCAGTAAGAGGGACATACGGCGTCGGGGTCACGTAGAGTTCATATACGCTGCCTTGAAGAAGATGCCAGAGTTTGGTGTGGAACGGGACCTTACAGTCTACAACAAGCTGTTGGATGTCTTTCCCAAGGAGGTGTTTGTCCCCAGGAATTTTATCCAGCGCATGTTCAACCACTACCCCCGACAGCAGGAGTGTGGGGTGCACCTGCTGGAACAGATGGAGAACTATG GTATCATGCCAAATGTCGACAGTAAGGTCCTGATCGTCCAGATCTTCGGGGACAAGAGCCACCCGATGAGGAAGTACCAGCGCATCATGTACTGGTTCCCCAAGTTCAAGCACGCCAACCCCTTCCCCGTCCCCGTGCAGCTCCCCGAGGATCCTGTCGATCTGGCCCGCCTCAGTCTCAACCGCATCGCCAACGACCTGGACGCTAAGGTCACCGTCTACCAGATGCCCTGTACCGACATCTCTGAGTCAGGAGAGATCACCTTCCCACACGTCGTAG GGATCCAGAGCCCAGACCAGATGGAGCTGCTAGCTAAACATAACCCCAACAGGCCTGTGTTTGTGGAGGGCCCCTTCCCCCTGTGGCTGAGGAAGATCTGTGTCTACTACTACATACTCAGGGCTGACCCACTGCCCCCTGAGGAGAAG GTGGAGGAGCCTTACGACCCTGAGAGGTGTTTCGACTTCCCTCTTCAGCTGGACCTGGACTTGGACCGTGACATGGGGGACGATGACAGCTTCGACGTGGAAGACG TGGATGAAGGGCCGGTGTTCGCCATGTGTATGACGAGCCAGGGCGATCAGGCCACCCTGAACCAATGGATCTCAGGCCTGCAGGAGACCAACCCCATCCTGGGCCGTGTCCCTACCCTATTCCGCCTGGAGGCCGGCCCCAGGGAGCTCCAGGGAGTGGCAGACCCAGGACCCGGGTACAGGGAGGAGGGCgaagaggaggtagagacagatatTGTTGTGGAGGAGGAGCATCAGCGTAGCCAGGGAGTGAAGCAGTAA